Within Spirochaeta lutea, the genomic segment GTGCTGTCGGTGCCGGATCGGAAGGATTCTATCGTGGGCAATAGGTTGCACACTACACAGGATAGAGCGGAGCTGCCTGGTGTACAGCCCCAGGGATGGCGCCGCGGGATTATCATGGGCTGCATGCCAACCTGGAAGAGTTTAACGCCCCAGGGATAGCGCCGCAGATGGGGAAGGGTACAGGCTTTTGCGCACTATCTGAGGAACTGGTCCCGGGAAGTAGTAGTGGCTCGGCACCTATTCGCTCGGGCCCGGCCGTACTAGAGGCGCCGGGTGGTTTGGCGGGCTACCAGTTGGACCGGCAGAGTGATATGCCTGGGAGGTTGACGGTCAATCTGCTCTCCCAGGAGGGTAAGGGTTTGCTCCGCCATGAGGGGGATGTCTTGGTGGATGGTAGTAAGGGTATCTCCCAACTCGGGTAAATCGTCGAATCCCACAACGGAAACCTGGTCAGGGCAGGAAATGTGGTGATCCGCCAGACACACCAGGGCGCCCTGGGCCATTTCGTCCGATGAGGCGAAGACGGCGGTGAACCTCTCGGGATGGTTACCCCCCGAACCCTCCAGATACCCTGCCAACACCCGGTAGGCATCCAGGGCGGAGAACCGGCCGTCCAGAACCATCTCCGGATTATGCATGACCCCGGCTTGGGACAGGGCCTCGCGAAAGCCTTCGTAGCGGTCTTTAAAGGCCTGGTGCTGCATGTACCCCCCGATGTGAAGGATGGATGTATGGCCCAGGGCCGTCAGATGTCTTCCTGCCTGGTAACCGCCGTCAAAATCATCGGGGCTTATGGAAGCTATACCCTCACCGCGGCCGATGAGCACAAAGGGTGTAGCATTTTGTTGGAGGTAGGCGATCCGGGGGTCGTCATCATGGGCGCCGAAGAGTACCATTCCGTCGGGAAGCTGTTCGGGAAGACCGTTGGGAAGGTTGCCTACCTCCTCGAACCTCAGGCCATCTACCCGGGCGCGGTTCATGAGGCTCTCAATGAAGAGAAAAAAGAAGGGGGTCAGGCGTTTGGTGTTCGGGGCGACGTTTAGTCCGATCCTCAGGCCGGAACGGAAGGATAACTCCCGGGCTGCCACATCGGGTTGGTATCCCAGGGCCTTCATGGTCTCCAGGACCTTCCGGCGGGTGTATTCTTTGACCCCGGGCCTGTCATTTAAGACCCGGCTGACCGTGCCGATGGAGACTCCTGATTCTTGGGCTACTTCGCGAATGGTAATCTTGCTCATAATGGAACCGGTTCCAAGTGTATCATAGATACAGGAGGCGGCGCCAGGGATTAGAGAAGATTATGAACAGCTGTGCCGTTGCCTCCCGTCCCCTCTGGACTTTCTATCCCCCGGAGCCTATGGTTTTTTCATGAGTATGATACTGAATCAGGATTTTCCCTCGGGGGATCCCGGCATAGACACGGTGTCCGGGGGACTGAAGATCGGGGACAACGTGGTCTGGCGGACCGAGTCCCTGGCATTGTACCGCCGGTGCTGCCGGGCCTTAGCGGTGCAGGGCAGAGAGCACGGCATGGCCATGGTGTACTTCCGTTTTGCGAATCATCCCCCACTCTTCGCCCTGGAACAAGACGACCAGGGGGGGTGGATGGTGGCTGGCGAGTTTAGTCATGCAGTGGAGGTGATTCAGACCCATCCTGAACGGGGTTTTGAGGATTTTATTACCCAGATCCACCGGGTCATCTCTCGGAAGGGTGAGGGAGGGATCTACTTTTTTGACAGCCTGTCCGATCTCCAGAATATTTACTATTCAGACCGAATGATCGGTAGTTTTTTCCGGCTCACCTGTCCCTACCTGCGCCGCCTCAAGACCATTGCCTATTTTTGTCTTGACTGGTTCGTTCATTCCAACCATGCCCTGACCCCCATCCGAAGGACTACCCAACTATGGATCGACGGGTTCGTTCACCGGGGCCAGTTCTACCTTCAGCCCATTAAGACCCTGGGAGGTAAGGGGGGATTGTACCGCTGGGCCCGGAGATCCTCTGAGGAAGTCGGGATTTCCGGGGATCCCGGGGGTGATTCGGAGGGCCCGGATAGGGGAGATACTGCTGCCGTTCCGGTACAAAACAGCGCTGAGCAGTCCGCGGTCCGCTCGGCCCTGGGTTGGCAGGGGGTGCCCTCGGCGGCCTATCGTCAGGTGGATGTATGGGATTCGGTGTTTCTACGTCTCAAGGATCTCCTGCAGGCAGGAGAATCCCCCAAAAATACGGAATCTGCCCCCCAGGGCGAAGGCCCATCCACGCCGGATACAGAGGAGCAGATTCGGGAGCTGCACCGGATAACCACCCGGATGATGCTAACCAACGATCCGTCCATGGAGGAGTTGGCTCTCGCGGAGATTTCTCCCCGGGATATCGTATCTATCTGGCAGCGCATGGTGGGCACGGGGTTTATCGGGGGAAAGGCCCTGGGGATGCTTCTTGCCAGGGCGATTCTACGGAATGCCCGGTCGAGGATTCAGGATTACCTCGAGGAGCATGACTCTTTTTACATCGGTTCGGATGTATTTTACACCTTCCTGGTGGATAATGACTGCTGGTGGGACCGCCAGGACCAGCGCAGCCCGGAGTACTACCTGCGGAAGAATGAATCCCTGGCCCAGCGAATCCTCCAGGGCAGCTTCCCCCAGGATGTGGTTAACGCCTTCCAGGATCTGCTGGAGTACTTCGCCGGCAGCCCCATCATCGTCCGGAGTTCCAGCCTCCTGGAGGATAACTTCGGGAACGCCTTCGCGGGAAAGTACGAATCTATCTTCTGCGCTAACCAAGGCAGCCTACCAGATCGCCTGGAGGAATTTCTGAATGCCGTGAGGCGTATCTACGCCGGAACCATGAGCCGGGAGGCCCTGGAATACCGGCGGGACCGGGGGGTGCTGGAAAAGGATGAACAGATGGCCCTGCTGGTTCAGCGGGTCTCCGGAACCCGCCGGGGCGATATTTTTTATCCCGATCTCGCAGGCACCGTACTGAGCTGGAACCCCTATGTCTGGCACCAGGATATCGATCCCGGGACGGGGATGGCCCGGATGGTCATCGGCTTGGGGACCCGTGCAGTGGAACAGGTAGGCGATGACCACCCATGGATTGTATCCCTGGGATCCCCCCATCGGCGGCTGGAGGAGGGGAGGAAGCGCCAGCACCAGCAGATGATGGACTGTATAAACCTGGACCTCGGGCGGTTCGAAACCAGGTCGATCGCCCTGGAGCTGCTTCCGCCGCGGTTGGTCCGCCGGGACTGGCGGCGCCGCCGGGTTCTCCGGGAGATGGGCCTTCCCGAATCCCAGGCCGTGGAGGTATCCCTGGACGCCATCCTCTCGTCCCGGGAGGATTCCCTCATCCCCCTGCTGCGTGAGGCCGCCTCCCGGCTTTCCCGAGCCTACGGGGTTCAGGTGGAGCTGGAGTTTGCCGCCCAATGGGGCCCCGGACAGGAAAATCCCCCTGAAAACGGCAGAACACCGGAACAGGCCCAGGCCGATGATTTGCCAGGTAGCCTCAGGATAAACCTGCTCCAGTGCCGGCCTTTCCAGCTCAGATTGCCCGCCGGTGAATCCCTCTCCCGCCCCGAGCTGGTCAAACACGACCCGCGTATCATCATCCACGCCAAGGGGCCGGTCATCGGGGTGGGGCGGAGTATGGCTATCAGTCATATAATTTACGTTGATCCCCAGGGGTATTCGCGGCTGGATGAGGGCCGCAGGTATGCCCTCGGTCAGGCCATCGGCCGGTTGATGCACGGTCTTCCGGCGGGTCATACCACCCTGCTTTTAGGGCCCGGCCGTTGGGGAACGAGTACCCCGGCCATGGGGGTGCCGGTTTCTTTTCGGGATATTAAGGGTGCCTCGGTGATCGCGGAGATGGACTGGATGCACGAGGGCTTGAGCC encodes:
- a CDS encoding LacI family DNA-binding transcriptional regulator, translating into MSKITIREVAQESGVSIGTVSRVLNDRPGVKEYTRRKVLETMKALGYQPDVAARELSFRSGLRIGLNVAPNTKRLTPFFFLFIESLMNRARVDGLRFEEVGNLPNGLPEQLPDGMVLFGAHDDDPRIAYLQQNATPFVLIGRGEGIASISPDDFDGGYQAGRHLTALGHTSILHIGGYMQHQAFKDRYEGFREALSQAGVMHNPEMVLDGRFSALDAYRVLAGYLEGSGGNHPERFTAVFASSDEMAQGALVCLADHHISCPDQVSVVGFDDLPELGDTLTTIHQDIPLMAEQTLTLLGEQIDRQPPRHITLPVQLVARQTTRRL
- a CDS encoding PEP/pyruvate-binding domain-containing protein, whose amino-acid sequence is MSMILNQDFPSGDPGIDTVSGGLKIGDNVVWRTESLALYRRCCRALAVQGREHGMAMVYFRFANHPPLFALEQDDQGGWMVAGEFSHAVEVIQTHPERGFEDFITQIHRVISRKGEGGIYFFDSLSDLQNIYYSDRMIGSFFRLTCPYLRRLKTIAYFCLDWFVHSNHALTPIRRTTQLWIDGFVHRGQFYLQPIKTLGGKGGLYRWARRSSEEVGISGDPGGDSEGPDRGDTAAVPVQNSAEQSAVRSALGWQGVPSAAYRQVDVWDSVFLRLKDLLQAGESPKNTESAPQGEGPSTPDTEEQIRELHRITTRMMLTNDPSMEELALAEISPRDIVSIWQRMVGTGFIGGKALGMLLARAILRNARSRIQDYLEEHDSFYIGSDVFYTFLVDNDCWWDRQDQRSPEYYLRKNESLAQRILQGSFPQDVVNAFQDLLEYFAGSPIIVRSSSLLEDNFGNAFAGKYESIFCANQGSLPDRLEEFLNAVRRIYAGTMSREALEYRRDRGVLEKDEQMALLVQRVSGTRRGDIFYPDLAGTVLSWNPYVWHQDIDPGTGMARMVIGLGTRAVEQVGDDHPWIVSLGSPHRRLEEGRKRQHQQMMDCINLDLGRFETRSIALELLPPRLVRRDWRRRRVLREMGLPESQAVEVSLDAILSSREDSLIPLLREAASRLSRAYGVQVELEFAAQWGPGQENPPENGRTPEQAQADDLPGSLRINLLQCRPFQLRLPAGESLSRPELVKHDPRIIIHAKGPVIGVGRSMAISHIIYVDPQGYSRLDEGRRYALGQAIGRLMHGLPAGHTTLLLGPGRWGTSTPAMGVPVSFRDIKGASVIAEMDWMHEGLSPELSLGTHFFHEMVEADLLFIGLRRSDKDCVINLEWFREQMAGCRDGDDGLGGFECLYCLPCGSQPRGIVLFADPIGQEVLLYQDQPPS